The following proteins are encoded in a genomic region of Gossypium hirsutum isolate 1008001.06 chromosome D05, Gossypium_hirsutum_v2.1, whole genome shotgun sequence:
- the LOC107903707 gene encoding stearoyl-[acyl-carrier-protein] 9-desaturase, chloroplastic-like encodes MALNFNLIASKSQKLPCFALPPKTTLRSPKFSMISTIPSCSTEVGNLKKPFTPPREVPAQITHSMPPYKIEIFKSLESWAEDNILSHLKPVEKCWQPADFLPDPNSDGFHEQVKELRERAKEIPDDYFVVLVGDMITEEALSTYQTMLNTLDGTRDETGASLTPWAIWTRAWTAEENRHGDLLNKYLYLSGRVDMRQIEKTIQYLIGSGMDPHTENSPYRGFIYTSFQERATFISHGNTGRLAKEYGDINLAQICGSIASDEKRHETAYTKIVEKLFEIDPDETVRAFADMMRKKITMPAEFIYDGRNYNLFDHYSAVAQRIGVYTAKDYVDIVEHLVDRWKVKELTGLSAEGRKAQDYVCALSSRIRRLEERAQEKAKEAPCIPFSWIFDREVKL; translated from the exons ATGGCTTTGAATTTCAATCTCATAGCCTCGAAATCTCAGAAACTCCCTTGTTTTGCTCTTCCACCAAAGACCACCCTCAGATCTCCCAAGTTTTCCATGATCTCCACCATTCCTTCTTGCTCCAC AGAGGTTGGGAATCTGAAAAAGCCTTTCACGCCTCCAAGGGAGGTGCCTGCTCAGATCACCCACTCCATGCCGCCTTACAAGATTGAGATCTTTAAATCTTTGGAGAGCTGGGCTGAGGACAACATTCTGAGTCACCTCAAACCAGTTGAGAAATGTTGGCAACCTGCCGACTTTCTTCCAGATCCTAATTCTGATGGATTTCATGAGCAGGTGAAAGAGCTTAGGGAAAGGGCAAAGGAGATCCCAGATGATTACTTTGTAGTTTTGGTTGGTGATATGATCACTGAGGAAGCCCTTTCAACTTATCAAACAATGCTTAATACCTTGGATGGAACTCGTGATGAGACAGGTGCTAGCCTTACCCCTTGGGCCATTTGGACCAGGgcttggactgctgaagaaaacAGGCATGGTGATCTGCTTAATAAGTATCTGTATTTGTCTGGGAGAGTGGACATGAGGCAAATTGAGAAGACAATCCAGTACTTGATTGGATCGGGAATG GATCCTCATACAGAGAATAGTCCTTATCGAGGATTTATATACACTTCGTTCCAAGAAAGGGCGACTTTTATCTCCCATGGGAATACAGGCAGGCTCGCCAAGGAGTATGGGGATATTAACTTGGCTCAAATTTGCGGTAGCATTGCCTCAGATGAGAAGCGCCACGAGACAGCCTATACCAAAATCGTTGAAAAGCTGTTTGAGATTGATCCCGATGAAACAGTTCGGGCATTTGCTGACATGATGAGGAAGAAAATCACCATGCCAGCTGAGTTCATCTATGATGGCCGAAATTACAACCTATTTGACCACTACTCGGCTGTCGCCCAAAGAATCGGGGTTTACACTGCCAAGGACTATGTTGATATAGTAGAGCACCTGGTGGATCGATGGAAGGTAAAGGAGCTAACTGGCCTTTCAGCCGAGGGGCGTAAAGCTCAGGACTATGTGTGTGCACTTTCTTCGAGAATTAGAAGGCTGGAGGAGAGAGCACAAGAAAAGGCCAAGGAAGCACCCTGTATTCCATTCAGTTGGATCTTTGATAGAGAAGTGAAGCTCTAA
- the LOC121217198 gene encoding vesicle-associated protein 4-2: MDLEEALLVADKMPSTLTEEEKKCVDRKNLRDAAHGAVHVLARETAIDTEQKSPSDGKVWGIFKLPSRQTGNNTRTTPSSSSASNLYVQTQPHVEGSNHHGSAISVSSVAKSLLPTRRQLKLDPANKLYFPCKQVRSVVRIKNTSKSYAAFKFQTTAPKSRFMRPPGAILAPGESIIATVFKFVEPPENNEKQMDQKSRVKFKIMSLQLTGRSDETIAMIESYLRTNKMFVDYNEVNIHHMFFLL; encoded by the exons atggacttagaggaagctCTACTAGTGgcagataagatgccttcaacattgacggaggaagagaagaagtgcGTGGATCGAAAG AATCTTCGCGACGCGGCACACGGTGCCGTACATGTGCTTGCGAGAGAGACGGCGATAGATACCGAGCAAAAGTCACCCTCCGATGGCAAAGTTTGGGGAATTTTTAAGCTGCCTTCTCGCCAAACCGGGAATAATACCAGAACGACTCCGTCTTCTTCTTCAGCGTCTAATCTATACGTTCAAACTCAACCTCATGTCGAAGGATCAAATCATCACGGCTCTGCCATTTCGGTTTCCTCCGTTGCAAAGTCGCTTTTGCCGACTCGGCGTCAGCTCAAACTTGATCCAGCTAATAAGTTATATTTTCCAT GCAAACAGGTGAGGAGCGTAGTCAGGATAAAAAACACAAGCAAGTCATATGCAGCTTTCAAG TTTCAAACAACTGCACCAAAGAGCCGTTTCATGCGCCCTCCGGGTGCCATTCTAGCCCCTGGCGAGAGCATCATAGCAACGG TCTTCAAGTTCGTGGAGCCTCCTGAGAACAATGAAAAACAGATGGATCAAAAGAGCAGGGTTAAGTTTAAAATCATGAGTCTACAATTGACTGGTAGAAGTGATGAGACT ATTGCTATGATAGAATCCTATTTACGGACTAATAAGATGTTTGTAGACTACAACGAGGTAAATATACACCATATGTTCTTTCTTCTATAG